One part of the Bacteroidia bacterium genome encodes these proteins:
- a CDS encoding zinc-dependent metalloprotease, which translates to MKHLLEATWMKFLIAILCLGLFAQPLNAQSKKKKKKKKGEQTAVTVPSKPKPPKKKPSARKDSIMAFSKVIPNHANTDEGLFTIHELNGKYYFEIPKDILGKEILVVSRISGTVNGFSFGGAGQKTRPQQVIRWEKKNNKMLLRSVSYSSVADLDEPVYESVRNNNFEPIVAAFPIKAYSKDSSAYVFEVNDLFEKDIAMIGALNDGQRRRFKVKGLDPRTSMINWMKSFPQNTEVRHILTYRASDVPTGTQTDLLTVEMNQSFILLPEKPMQPRLSDARVGYFSLSQLNYSSDKQKAARQTFITRWRLEPKDMAAFNRGELVEPIKPIVYYIDPATPEKWRPYLKQGVEDWQQAFEQAGFKNAIIAKDPPTKEEDPDWSPEDVRYSVIRYITTEIQNAQGPHVHDPRTGEILESDIMWYHNILNLLRNWGFVQTAAISEDTRKAKFTDEFMGRLVRFVAAHEVGHTLGLPHNMGSSSAYPVDSLRSKTFTDKMNTAPSIMDYARFNYVAQPGDGVTSIFPDIGTYDLWSIEWGYKPIPSANSAEEERATLNKWIISHAGDRLYRFGRAGTDPSSQTEDLGDDAMKASTYGIANLNRILDNLEEWSTTPGEDYSDMRELYNNIYGQWRRYMGHVANNVGGVYEFYKTSEQDGAVYEFVPKEKQARAVKFLNEELFETPSWIIRDNLTKKFENAGSVERITNIQKGALRSLLDPGRLARLIESEANNGNSNYTMIDLFKDLRGGIWSELRTGESIDTYRRNLQRAHVEQLESLMTREQTPIPPQFRAFVRRTNVDVSTSDIRPVVRAELRILQGQVSRAVRRTSDSMTRYHLQDMGERIEAVLNPDKD; encoded by the coding sequence ATGAAGCACTTACTCGAAGCAACCTGGATGAAATTCCTGATTGCCATTCTATGTCTTGGGCTATTTGCACAACCTCTTAATGCCCAATCCAAAAAGAAAAAGAAGAAAAAGAAAGGAGAACAGACGGCAGTTACTGTTCCTTCAAAGCCCAAACCTCCTAAGAAAAAGCCTTCTGCCCGTAAGGATAGCATCATGGCTTTTTCCAAAGTTATTCCTAACCACGCTAATACTGACGAAGGACTTTTTACTATTCATGAGCTTAATGGAAAGTACTACTTCGAAATCCCTAAGGATATTTTAGGAAAAGAGATTCTGGTAGTTAGTCGTATTTCCGGTACAGTAAATGGATTTAGTTTTGGAGGAGCTGGTCAAAAAACCCGCCCACAGCAGGTGATCCGCTGGGAAAAGAAAAACAACAAGATGTTGCTTCGTTCTGTTTCCTATTCCAGTGTGGCGGATTTAGATGAGCCGGTGTATGAGTCTGTTCGAAATAACAACTTTGAACCTATCGTAGCCGCTTTTCCTATTAAAGCTTATTCAAAAGATTCCAGTGCATATGTTTTCGAAGTAAATGATCTCTTTGAAAAAGATATCGCCATGATTGGTGCTTTGAATGATGGCCAAAGAAGAAGGTTCAAGGTGAAAGGTCTTGATCCCAGAACCAGTATGATCAACTGGATGAAAAGTTTCCCTCAGAATACTGAGGTAAGACACATCCTCACCTATCGTGCTTCTGATGTTCCCACCGGGACACAAACTGACCTGTTAACGGTAGAAATGAACCAATCCTTCATTTTGCTTCCTGAGAAGCCGATGCAGCCTCGCCTAAGTGATGCCCGTGTTGGATATTTCTCCCTATCTCAACTGAACTATAGTTCTGATAAGCAAAAAGCTGCCAGGCAGACTTTCATTACTCGTTGGAGACTGGAGCCTAAGGATATGGCTGCCTTTAATAGAGGAGAATTGGTAGAACCTATAAAGCCTATTGTATATTATATCGATCCTGCGACTCCTGAAAAATGGCGTCCTTACCTTAAGCAGGGGGTTGAAGATTGGCAGCAGGCTTTCGAGCAAGCTGGCTTCAAAAATGCCATCATTGCCAAAGATCCTCCTACAAAAGAAGAAGATCCGGATTGGAGCCCTGAAGATGTACGTTATTCTGTGATTCGCTATATCACTACCGAGATTCAGAATGCACAGGGACCACACGTTCATGACCCACGTACCGGAGAAATCCTGGAATCTGATATCATGTGGTACCACAACATCCTCAACCTTCTCAGAAACTGGGGATTTGTACAGACTGCTGCAATCAGTGAAGATACGCGTAAAGCAAAATTCACAGATGAGTTTATGGGAAGACTGGTTCGATTTGTTGCTGCCCATGAGGTAGGACATACCCTCGGACTTCCTCACAATATGGGATCAAGTTCTGCTTATCCTGTTGACTCCCTGAGAAGCAAAACTTTCACCGATAAAATGAATACCGCTCCCAGTATCATGGACTATGCACGTTTCAACTATGTTGCTCAACCGGGTGATGGAGTAACCAGCATTTTCCCTGATATCGGTACCTATGACTTGTGGTCCATCGAGTGGGGATACAAGCCTATCCCCAGTGCAAATTCTGCGGAAGAAGAAAGAGCTACCTTGAATAAATGGATTATTTCTCATGCCGGAGATAGACTATACCGCTTTGGTCGTGCAGGTACTGATCCTAGTTCTCAGACTGAAGATTTGGGAGATGATGCGATGAAAGCCAGTACATATGGTATCGCAAACCTGAATCGTATCCTGGACAATCTGGAAGAGTGGTCAACTACTCCCGGAGAAGACTATTCAGATATGAGAGAGCTATATAATAATATATATGGCCAATGGCGTCGTTATATGGGCCATGTTGCCAATAATGTAGGAGGAGTGTATGAATTCTATAAGACCTCTGAACAAGATGGTGCTGTCTATGAATTTGTGCCGAAAGAGAAGCAAGCGCGTGCGGTAAAATTCCTGAATGAAGAACTCTTCGAAACGCCTAGCTGGATCATTCGCGACAATCTTACCAAGAAGTTTGAAAATGCAGGTTCTGTTGAACGTATCACCAATATCCAGAAAGGTGCTTTGAGAAGCTTGCTGGATCCGGGTCGTTTGGCTCGCCTGATCGAATCAGAAGCCAATAACGGAAACAGCAACTACACCATGATCGATCTATTCAAGGATCTGCGTGGAGGTATCTGGTCCGAGTTGAGAACAGGTGAATCGATAGATACTTACAGACGTAATCTTCAGCGTGCACATGTTGAGCAACTGGAGTCGCTGATGACCAGAGAACAAACTCCTATTCCTCCGCAATTCCGTGCTTTCGTTAGACGTACCAATGTTGATGTGAGTACCTCTGATATTCGTCCGGTAGTTCGTGCTGAATTACGTATTCTTCAAGGACAAGTAAGCCGTGCAGTCAGGAGAACTTCTGATTCTATGACCCGTTATCATTTACAAGATATGGGGGAAAGAATTGAAGCTGTACTGAACCCAGATAAAGACTAG
- a CDS encoding DUF559 domain-containing protein yields MDYKSIKKLARELRKRQTRAEAVFWEKVRNRRFRKLKFNRQFVIGYGLEEGGRAYFIVDFYCHELELIIEIDGKIHEKQIAYDARRESILESLGFQILRFKNEEVLYSWEGVKKRLSTFIDS; encoded by the coding sequence ATGGATTATAAAAGTATTAAGAAGTTGGCCAGGGAATTGAGGAAGAGGCAAACTCGAGCAGAGGCTGTTTTTTGGGAAAAGGTGAGGAATAGGAGGTTTAGGAAGTTGAAGTTTAATCGGCAGTTTGTTATAGGATATGGCTTGGAAGAAGGAGGAAGAGCATATTTTATTGTTGACTTCTATTGCCATGAACTGGAGCTCATTATTGAGATTGATGGTAAGATTCATGAGAAACAGATAGCGTACGATGCACGTAGGGAAAGCATTTTGGAGAGCTTAGGCTTTCAAATTCTGCGATTTAAGAATGAAGAGGTTTTGTATTCTTGGGAAGGAGTGAAAAAACGACTATCCACATTCATCGATTCTTAG
- a CDS encoding GreA/GreB family elongation factor codes for MLSLKQHIHQQCLQVLADKVDRIQKYVAELQAANSEDTKSSAGDKFETSREMNKREIDKNNLLLRQLNQMKVLLRKCEPGKNQEEIVLGSLVKSNENLYYFSVPLGKVEFEGNSCFVLSLASPLGKALLGKKAGESISFMNREIEILEVI; via the coding sequence ATGCTTTCACTTAAACAACATATACATCAACAGTGCCTGCAGGTTTTAGCAGATAAGGTAGATCGGATCCAGAAATATGTGGCCGAGCTTCAGGCGGCAAATAGTGAGGATACCAAAAGTAGCGCGGGAGATAAATTTGAGACTTCGCGTGAAATGAATAAGCGGGAGATTGACAAAAACAATTTACTGTTGAGGCAATTGAACCAAATGAAAGTCTTGCTGAGAAAATGTGAGCCGGGGAAGAATCAGGAGGAAATTGTGCTGGGCAGTCTGGTAAAAAGCAATGAAAATCTCTATTACTTTTCTGTTCCACTAGGAAAGGTAGAGTTTGAAGGAAATTCATGTTTCGTATTATCACTTGCCTCTCCCCTCGGAAAGGCTCTTCTCGGGAAAAAAGCCGGAGAAAGCATCAGCTTTATGAATAGGGAGATCGAGATTTTGGAGGTGATTTGA
- a CDS encoding adenylate/guanylate cyclase domain-containing protein, with the protein MNRLLSWGLLFFLFFSIGLSLHAQVALKAGEEVIYLNKHVQILTDKENKLEIEEAKNHSSYQALSELSLPLSPDYTYWLKVELSNPGDQHTDWMLFNEAMGMATLYLIDSIGNESVFHSGRNMPGRMKEVNEGDFIHFPLYLKAHSSQTLYLKLWEIDHQAIPVNLKLYDMLKWKDDDHIPLENTILVFLGIFGIMCLYNLVLFITVRFKAYLFYALYLLCVGTFVLFAVGPMTYPSFGDPRYLVPIGHLAFSAINIFYYLFGKSFLDLKNLLPKWDRILSWVIIIKSGFLIVTQTIFYTSFNIPLGLGIEFGLLLLDVILNLIFFVALTRTKDRLAFYFIGGSGSVIVLGLSLAVLGHIFELSYTFMIFLSTIVVEIIFFSLGLGYRIRKTEQEKVDAEREKRIAQEALNEKLSSLNVAFKRFVPHEFIKSLGHTNVLDVNLGDGVEKEVTVLFSDIRDYTSLSEKMTPKENFDFLNTYLGRMGPAIQKHNGFVNQYYGDGIMALFPEKAEDALLAAREMLQTLEEFNESREEALRIGIGLHTGQLMMGVIGDADRMDASVVADTVNTASRMEGLTKHYGTSIVLSEQTLSGVEEPDDYLVRFLGKVQVKGRKEAVNVHESKSWLAASEKEKFLNLSRTFQEAMTAYYEQNFVLAIQAFKEVLSLNPEDKASKLYLSRALSLSKEGVPLNWSGVEMMQK; encoded by the coding sequence ATGAATCGCTTACTCAGTTGGGGACTCCTCTTTTTCCTATTCTTTTCAATAGGCTTGTCGCTTCATGCCCAGGTCGCATTGAAAGCAGGAGAAGAAGTCATATACCTGAATAAGCATGTCCAAATTCTCACGGACAAAGAGAATAAGCTGGAGATTGAAGAGGCGAAAAATCATTCTTCTTATCAAGCTTTATCCGAACTCTCCCTTCCCCTATCTCCGGATTATACCTATTGGCTGAAAGTAGAACTGTCCAACCCAGGGGATCAGCATACAGATTGGATGCTCTTTAATGAGGCCATGGGAATGGCTACTTTATATCTCATCGATTCCATTGGGAATGAGAGCGTATTTCATTCGGGGAGAAATATGCCAGGCAGAATGAAGGAAGTAAATGAGGGAGATTTTATTCATTTTCCCTTATACCTCAAAGCACATAGTTCTCAGACCTTGTACCTGAAACTTTGGGAAATAGACCATCAGGCCATACCGGTCAATCTTAAGCTCTATGATATGCTTAAGTGGAAAGATGATGATCATATTCCCCTGGAAAATACGATTCTGGTTTTTCTGGGAATTTTCGGGATAATGTGTCTCTACAATCTGGTACTTTTTATTACGGTTCGTTTTAAGGCCTATCTCTTTTATGCCCTCTATCTGCTTTGTGTGGGGACATTTGTTCTCTTTGCGGTGGGGCCCATGACTTATCCCTCTTTTGGAGATCCTCGCTATTTGGTACCCATCGGTCATCTGGCTTTTTCGGCCATCAATATCTTCTATTACCTTTTCGGCAAAAGCTTTCTTGATCTCAAAAATCTCTTGCCCAAATGGGACCGAATTCTCAGCTGGGTGATTATCATTAAGAGTGGATTTCTAATCGTCACACAAACGATCTTTTACACCAGCTTCAATATCCCCTTAGGATTGGGCATCGAATTTGGCCTTTTGCTGCTGGATGTCATCCTCAACCTCATTTTTTTCGTGGCTTTGACGCGGACCAAAGATCGCCTGGCCTTTTATTTCATTGGAGGATCCGGAAGCGTAATTGTATTGGGGTTAAGTTTGGCAGTGCTCGGACATATTTTCGAGCTTTCCTATACCTTTATGATCTTCCTTTCTACCATAGTCGTTGAGATCATCTTCTTTTCATTGGGACTGGGATATAGAATCAGAAAGACAGAGCAGGAGAAAGTGGATGCAGAAAGAGAAAAACGGATCGCTCAGGAAGCCCTCAATGAAAAACTTTCCAGCCTCAATGTAGCCTTCAAACGCTTTGTTCCGCATGAGTTTATCAAGTCTTTGGGACATACCAATGTGCTGGATGTAAATCTGGGTGATGGAGTGGAAAAGGAAGTCACTGTCCTTTTTTCAGATATCAGAGATTATACAAGCCTATCTGAGAAAATGACGCCCAAAGAAAATTTTGACTTCCTCAACACCTATTTAGGCAGAATGGGCCCGGCCATTCAAAAACATAATGGCTTTGTTAATCAGTATTATGGGGATGGAATCATGGCATTATTCCCGGAAAAAGCAGAAGATGCTTTGCTCGCTGCTCGGGAGATGCTGCAAACCCTTGAGGAATTCAATGAAAGTCGAGAAGAAGCCTTAAGGATCGGAATCGGCTTACATACCGGTCAGCTTATGATGGGCGTGATCGGAGATGCAGATCGAATGGATGCTAGCGTAGTGGCCGATACCGTAAATACAGCCTCTCGCATGGAGGGCTTGACCAAGCATTATGGAACTTCTATTGTCCTATCAGAACAGACGCTTTCCGGGGTAGAAGAGCCTGATGATTACTTGGTGAGGTTTCTGGGTAAAGTTCAGGTGAAAGGCCGCAAGGAAGCAGTAAATGTTCATGAGAGCAAATCCTGGTTGGCAGCATCAGAAAAGGAGAAATTTCTCAACCTCAGCCGAACTTTTCAGGAAGCGATGACCGCCTATTATGAACAGAATTTTGTGTTGGCTATTCAGGCCTTTAAAGAAGTCCTTTCCCTCAATCCCGAAGACAAAGCCAGTAAGCTCTACCTCTCTCGCGCCCTTTCTTTGAGCAAAGAAGGCGTTCCCCTCAATTGGTCGGGAGTGGAGATGATGCAGAAATAA
- a CDS encoding L-type lectin-domain containing protein, with protein MRSLLSISFLLLSLGVFAQRPFLDDFTINGDTYLTDEDCFRLTEEQRYSSGSIWYKKPVSLLEPFAVELSIMLGCQDELGADGMVFLFCPQGNVLGYVGEGIGFSGLRPSVGIEIDTWLNYHLNDPDEDHLSIMLNGRVGHFNDLAGPNTIPNIEDCTRHSFWVLWNPQEQKLSVEIDHKEVISAQVDLLNDVFGGNELVYWGMTAATGRYYNIHEVCFDRLSEGPKVTEPNPRWRTEVHKDR; from the coding sequence ATGAGAAGTCTGCTTTCCATCAGTTTCCTCTTACTCTCATTGGGCGTATTTGCGCAACGTCCTTTTCTGGATGATTTTACTATCAATGGCGATACCTACCTCACCGATGAGGATTGTTTTCGCCTGACAGAAGAACAACGATATTCTTCCGGTTCGATCTGGTACAAAAAACCTGTAAGCCTCCTAGAACCCTTTGCTGTTGAACTTTCGATTATGCTCGGATGTCAGGACGAGCTGGGGGCAGATGGTATGGTATTTCTCTTTTGTCCGCAAGGAAATGTGCTGGGATATGTGGGCGAAGGTATCGGTTTCTCCGGATTGCGACCCTCCGTAGGCATCGAGATCGATACCTGGCTCAATTATCACCTCAATGATCCGGATGAAGACCACCTTAGCATCATGCTCAATGGACGCGTGGGACATTTCAATGACCTCGCAGGCCCCAATACCATCCCCAATATCGAGGACTGCACCCGCCACAGCTTTTGGGTGCTTTGGAATCCACAGGAACAGAAACTTTCAGTTGAGATAGATCACAAAGAAGTGATTTCGGCTCAGGTGGATCTTTTGAATGATGTTTTTGGCGGAAATGAATTGGTGTATTGGGGTATGACGGCGGCCACCGGTAGGTACTACAACATCCATGAGGTCTGTTTTGACCGACTCAGTGAAGGCCCCAAAGTCACAGAACCCAATCCCAGATGGAGGACAGAAGTTCATAAAGATCGATAG
- a CDS encoding 3'-5' exonuclease, whose product MHHFPEASADTAVIFDFETSGLSPNYGDRAIEIGAVRIKAGVVVDRFQQLMNPGFRISGFIESYTGISNDLLRDAPACEEVMEAFADFIGDDNLVAHNASFDKRFLEAELERVGIHFKGNIACSMLLARRIYQRAPNHKLGTLVAYRNIQAEDVFHRALADSEMTSRLWLKMIEDLQSQYLLPPLSFATMQKLSRTPKSKVHSFLSGFSSQ is encoded by the coding sequence ATGCACCATTTCCCTGAGGCATCTGCTGATACTGCCGTTATTTTTGACTTCGAAACCTCGGGCCTTTCTCCCAATTATGGAGATCGGGCCATAGAAATTGGGGCGGTACGAATCAAAGCGGGAGTTGTGGTAGATCGCTTCCAGCAATTGATGAATCCCGGCTTTCGCATCAGCGGTTTTATCGAAAGCTATACCGGCATCAGCAATGACTTGCTCAGAGATGCACCTGCCTGTGAAGAGGTCATGGAAGCCTTTGCAGATTTTATCGGAGATGACAATTTGGTCGCTCATAATGCTTCTTTTGATAAACGTTTTCTGGAAGCAGAATTGGAAAGAGTAGGCATTCATTTCAAAGGAAACATCGCCTGTTCCATGTTGCTGGCCAGACGCATCTACCAAAGAGCTCCCAATCATAAACTAGGGACACTGGTCGCCTATCGAAACATACAGGCCGAAGATGTATTTCACCGGGCTCTGGCCGACTCTGAAATGACCTCCCGACTTTGGCTGAAAATGATTGAGGACCTTCAATCTCAATACCTTCTTCCTCCCCTTTCTTTTGCGACTATGCAAAAGCTTTCCCGCACCCCAAAAAGTAAGGTTCATAGTTTTCTCAGCGGTTTTTCTTCGCAATAG
- a CDS encoding adenylate/guanylate cyclase domain-containing protein — protein sequence MPQSRRLAAIMFTDIVGYTAMMQRNEKEGLKKVHRFSEVMEAQASANNGEILEFRGDGCLAVFNSAVEAMHAAKSIQESLKEEPQVPLRIGIHIGDIVFTEGNIYGDGVNLASRVESMGVPGSILVTERVIHDVKSHPEFEMASLGKFQFKNVEKPMEVFALANEGFVVPRKRDMQGKLAKGKSRSIVKRFPILGISSLLLLLGIVGYIFWPTKPNSPKARQKVSEKPVIAVLPFRDLSPGKDQEYFCDGTAEEILNALASLKGLSVLGRGSSFSFKGQSISLKEIGSKLSATVLLDGSIRRTKDKIRINVQLIDAQNESTLWTDQYDKRPGDIFAIQEDIAHKIIDRLQITLLPGESQALLATQTTNVLAHEWYLKGLESANQGARNADKTIEYYKKAIEIDSLYYSAWVELGRAYFSKGIYGGGKAFYDLVPLHLEKAIQLNPNLPTAYLEYARYLLWYKGDKEAAQSTYQAAVERGIVEPNEIQAYLSLLAGNPQKALSLVELMTKNDPFSLNKKIEFSRLNLVTGDFEKVLAISDDVLEDNPKLSSILRHRGEALIHLERYKEAEAIFEELISLKGYAAYGLAAAKFHLGKEEDAQKILETYKPNLISLDIANIYMAFGESDSAWVYLDKAIREKDLGFSLIRNSGFLKPYLDDPRFQELLEKL from the coding sequence ATGCCCCAATCCCGTCGTCTTGCTGCCATCATGTTTACTGACATTGTCGGTTATACCGCTATGATGCAGCGAAATGAAAAGGAGGGACTGAAAAAAGTGCATCGATTCAGTGAAGTCATGGAGGCGCAGGCTTCGGCAAACAATGGCGAAATTCTCGAATTTCGAGGCGATGGTTGTCTGGCAGTTTTCAATTCAGCTGTCGAAGCTATGCACGCGGCCAAATCCATTCAGGAAAGTCTTAAAGAAGAACCTCAAGTTCCTTTACGCATTGGCATCCATATCGGAGACATTGTTTTCACTGAGGGCAACATCTATGGAGATGGCGTAAATCTGGCTTCCCGTGTTGAGTCTATGGGTGTGCCGGGATCGATCCTCGTTACCGAAAGAGTGATCCATGATGTCAAATCCCATCCCGAATTTGAGATGGCTTCTTTGGGCAAATTTCAGTTCAAAAATGTGGAGAAGCCCATGGAGGTTTTTGCGCTGGCCAATGAGGGATTTGTGGTGCCTCGAAAGCGGGACATGCAAGGAAAGTTGGCGAAGGGAAAAAGTAGGAGCATAGTAAAGCGATTTCCAATATTAGGTATATCCTCCTTGCTATTATTGCTGGGAATTGTTGGCTATATTTTTTGGCCAACAAAGCCAAATAGTCCTAAAGCAAGGCAGAAAGTTTCAGAAAAGCCGGTCATTGCAGTCCTCCCCTTTCGAGACCTAAGTCCGGGAAAAGATCAGGAGTATTTTTGTGATGGAACGGCTGAAGAAATCCTTAATGCTTTAGCAAGCCTTAAAGGCTTAAGCGTTCTTGGTCGGGGTTCTTCTTTTTCCTTCAAAGGCCAATCCATATCGCTGAAAGAGATTGGATCAAAATTGTCAGCTACGGTTTTGCTAGATGGCTCTATCCGTAGAACCAAAGATAAAATCCGAATTAATGTTCAATTGATAGATGCGCAAAACGAATCTACCCTTTGGACCGACCAATATGATAAGCGTCCGGGAGACATCTTTGCCATTCAGGAAGATATTGCTCATAAAATCATTGACCGTTTACAAATCACCTTACTGCCTGGAGAAAGCCAGGCCTTGCTCGCTACTCAAACAACTAATGTTCTGGCTCATGAATGGTACCTAAAGGGGCTGGAATCAGCAAATCAAGGAGCCAGAAATGCAGATAAGACCATTGAATATTATAAGAAGGCGATTGAAATTGATTCCCTTTATTATTCTGCATGGGTTGAGCTCGGGAGGGCCTATTTTTCTAAAGGGATTTATGGCGGAGGAAAGGCCTTTTATGACTTAGTGCCTCTACATTTAGAGAAAGCTATCCAATTAAACCCAAATCTTCCCACAGCATATCTTGAATATGCCCGATATCTCCTTTGGTATAAGGGGGATAAAGAAGCCGCACAATCAACATATCAAGCTGCAGTTGAAAGGGGAATAGTTGAGCCTAATGAAATACAAGCATATCTGAGCCTTTTAGCAGGGAATCCCCAAAAAGCCCTGAGTTTAGTTGAGCTAATGACGAAAAATGATCCCTTTTCTCTCAATAAGAAAATTGAATTCTCCCGCTTGAACCTGGTTACAGGAGATTTTGAAAAAGTATTAGCCATTTCGGATGACGTTTTGGAAGATAATCCCAAGCTGTCCAGTATTTTGCGGCACCGGGGAGAAGCGCTTATTCATTTGGAAAGGTATAAGGAAGCAGAAGCGATTTTTGAAGAGCTGATTTCTTTAAAAGGCTATGCAGCTTATGGTCTGGCTGCTGCAAAGTTCCATTTGGGAAAGGAAGAGGATGCCCAAAAAATTCTGGAAACCTATAAGCCCAATTTAATATCCCTGGATATTGCCAATATTTATATGGCTTTTGGAGAATCTGATTCTGCATGGGTATACCTTGACAAGGCCATTCGAGAGAAAGATTTAGGGTTTTCGTTAATTAGGAATTCGGGATTCCTAAAGCCATATTTAGATGATCCGCGCTTCCAGGAACTACTTGAAAAACTCTAA